One region of Synechocystis sp. PCC 6714 genomic DNA includes:
- the pglZ gene encoding BREX-1 system phosphatase PglZ type A gives MKAEQVDQALYQKFVTEQKRLVFWHDHQGEFADYIEAGLSESLTQVNILRPDQTGGFSAKLQLERHDPTGQYLIYTQGEKPAVDQDFLLDIRHYSAEFHADIASIWLQELGLTHLYLREHLKARATFLNGQDRRRKLQRLVTATDDAVSLDQKMIAVVVNAPEATPFNILRSLCHGHLQGENFDLTKTPDSIQTLEKMDLAEAFWTMMESEFGYQSDSPSLGNLLRRLFISELLEQLPAETTIAAVYHYALPPSNRRNAKVFLTQWRDSHSTNTSYNATAQAIATELEIKEHLQDLSLTTLGDIFTFWEVEALLLSGLKERILQARQAIDAQELSDLARRRQTGYWLANATPERPKSYAIAQAYEALICAVELFTLPAINAMGLTWNSPQEAIASYCSELYRYDQLYRQFVTAARYSQNQGWDLLKSLEAEVENFYNYGFIQPLGLAMDNLLDGGFLQCWSIPGYHCQQDFYRQVIGKYLAQSDRKRAFVIISDAFRYEAAQELVTTLNGKYRLAADLSSLLGVLPSYTSLGMASLLPHDSLSYDANGEVLADGKPTKSTGDRHAQLQTVQGMTCLAKDLRQMKQEEARQFTEGKKVIYIYHDVIDDRLDGDNKESGTLDAVTDCIRELAELAKFCVNKLNASKVWITADHGFLFQQSQPDATSKSSLSQKPSGTIKTNKRYLLGTNLGEVPEAHHGSTVQTAGMAEGLEFWLPRAANRFHFVGGSRFVHGGAMPQEIVIPLVTVTQLRGQQAAQSKVEKVSLQVLGNRFKVTTPKYRFEFIQTEAIGVRRQPITVKVAIYEGNQPVTAIETLIFDSSSDNIGDRTQSVLLTLGSGPFHKSNPYRLVVRDTETDGEVLGVPVIIDRSFEDDF, from the coding sequence ATGAAAGCCGAACAGGTCGATCAAGCCCTCTATCAAAAATTTGTCACCGAACAAAAACGGCTAGTTTTTTGGCACGATCACCAGGGGGAATTTGCCGATTACATTGAGGCTGGACTGTCAGAAAGCCTTACCCAGGTGAATATCCTGCGGCCGGATCAGACAGGGGGTTTCTCCGCCAAACTTCAGCTAGAACGACACGACCCCACCGGGCAGTATTTAATCTATACCCAAGGGGAAAAGCCAGCGGTTGACCAGGATTTTTTATTGGACATCCGCCACTATAGCGCTGAATTCCATGCTGATATTGCCAGCATCTGGCTTCAGGAACTGGGATTGACCCATCTCTACCTACGGGAACACCTCAAAGCCCGGGCCACTTTTCTCAATGGCCAAGACCGCCGGCGCAAACTACAACGATTGGTCACTGCGACCGATGATGCTGTTAGTCTGGACCAGAAAATGATTGCTGTGGTGGTGAACGCCCCGGAAGCCACACCGTTTAATATTCTGCGATCGCTGTGCCATGGCCATCTGCAAGGGGAAAACTTCGACCTGACCAAGACCCCCGACAGTATCCAAACCCTGGAGAAGATGGACCTCGCAGAGGCTTTCTGGACAATGATGGAGTCTGAATTTGGCTATCAAAGCGATTCACCGAGCTTAGGAAATTTACTGCGCCGTCTGTTTATCTCGGAATTGTTAGAGCAACTACCAGCAGAAACCACGATCGCCGCTGTCTATCATTACGCCTTACCCCCATCTAACCGCCGCAATGCCAAAGTATTCCTGACCCAATGGCGGGATTCCCATAGTACGAATACTAGCTACAATGCCACCGCCCAGGCGATCGCCACAGAACTGGAGATCAAAGAACATTTACAGGATTTATCACTCACTACATTAGGGGATATTTTCACCTTTTGGGAGGTTGAGGCCCTGCTTCTATCCGGCTTAAAAGAACGCATATTACAGGCAAGACAAGCCATTGATGCCCAAGAATTAAGTGACCTGGCCCGCCGTCGTCAAACAGGTTACTGGTTAGCCAATGCCACTCCTGAACGCCCTAAGTCCTATGCCATAGCCCAAGCCTATGAAGCCCTCATCTGTGCGGTGGAATTGTTTACCCTGCCGGCTATCAATGCCATGGGCCTAACCTGGAACAGTCCCCAAGAGGCGATCGCCAGCTATTGTTCAGAGTTATACCGCTATGACCAGCTTTACCGACAATTTGTGACAGCGGCCCGCTATAGCCAAAACCAAGGCTGGGATTTGCTCAAATCCCTGGAAGCGGAGGTGGAAAATTTCTACAACTATGGTTTTATCCAACCCCTGGGCCTAGCCATGGACAACCTACTGGATGGAGGCTTTTTACAATGCTGGTCAATTCCTGGCTATCACTGCCAACAGGATTTTTACCGGCAGGTGATTGGCAAATATTTAGCCCAATCCGACCGCAAACGGGCTTTTGTCATTATCAGCGATGCTTTCCGCTACGAAGCGGCCCAAGAATTGGTAACCACACTGAATGGCAAATATCGCCTGGCGGCGGATCTGTCGTCACTGCTGGGAGTGTTACCTTCCTACACTAGCCTCGGCATGGCCAGTTTATTGCCCCACGATTCCCTAAGCTACGATGCCAACGGGGAAGTCCTAGCGGATGGCAAACCCACTAAAAGCACTGGCGATCGCCACGCTCAACTGCAAACGGTACAGGGAATGACCTGTCTGGCTAAAGACCTACGGCAGATGAAACAGGAGGAGGCCCGCCAATTTACCGAAGGAAAAAAGGTGATTTACATCTACCATGACGTGATTGATGATCGCCTCGATGGGGACAACAAAGAATCGGGCACGTTGGATGCGGTGACAGACTGTATCCGAGAATTGGCGGAGCTGGCCAAGTTCTGCGTCAATAAACTCAATGCCTCCAAGGTCTGGATCACCGCTGATCATGGTTTTTTGTTTCAGCAAAGCCAACCCGATGCCACCAGCAAAAGTAGCCTCAGCCAGAAACCTAGCGGCACCATTAAGACCAATAAACGATATTTACTGGGAACTAACCTAGGGGAAGTGCCGGAAGCACACCATGGCAGTACAGTACAAACGGCAGGCATGGCAGAAGGGCTAGAATTTTGGCTCCCTAGAGCGGCCAATCGTTTTCATTTTGTGGGCGGCTCTCGGTTTGTCCATGGTGGGGCCATGCCCCAGGAAATCGTTATTCCCCTAGTGACCGTCACCCAGTTAAGGGGCCAACAAGCGGCCCAGTCTAAAGTAGAAAAGGTTTCCCTCCAGGTTTTGGGCAATAGGTTTAAGGTAACTACCCCCAAATACCGTTTTGAGTTTATCCAAACTGAAGCTATTGGCGTGCGTCGTCAGCCCATTACCGTTAAAGTGGCTATTTACGAAGGGAATCAACCCGTCACCGCCATCGAAACCTTAATCTTTGATAGCTCCTCCGATAACATTGGCGATCGTACCCAGTCGGTTCTATTAACCCTAGGATCTGGGCCTTTCCATAAAAGTAACCCCTATCGTCTAGTTGTACGAGATACTGAAACCGATGGGGAAGTTTTAGGCGTGCCGGTAATCATCGACAGGAGCTTTGAGGATGACTTCTAA
- a CDS encoding HEPN domain-containing protein, whose product MTDEQRELLFKAQQSLDAAKLLLSNDYPDFAASRAYYAMFYVAEAFLEGEGLTFSKHSAVIAAFGRELAKTRRVSSDFHRFLIEAQELRTTGDYGQFNAVTVDQGAEQIQRAEAFLALAVEKIGPL is encoded by the coding sequence TTGACCGACGAACAAAGGGAACTTTTGTTCAAAGCCCAACAAAGCCTAGATGCCGCTAAACTTTTGCTGTCCAACGATTACCCCGATTTTGCCGCCTCCCGTGCCTATTACGCCATGTTTTATGTAGCCGAAGCCTTTTTAGAAGGGGAAGGCCTCACTTTCTCGAAACATTCTGCCGTTATTGCTGCCTTTGGACGAGAATTGGCCAAAACTCGGCGCGTTTCCTCCGACTTCCACCGCTTTTTAATTGAAGCTCAAGAACTCCGCACAACTGGTGATTATGGACAATTCAATGCTGTCACTGTTGATCAAGGGGCAGAGCAAATCCAGCGAGCCGAAGCCTTTTTAGCCCTTGCTGTTGAAAAAATTGGCCCATTATGA
- a CDS encoding nucleotidyltransferase domain-containing protein produces the protein MSPTLQPILFQLKQALQTLYGDRLCSLTLFGSQAREDSQPESDIDVLIVLNGPVNPGEEIKRTGKIVADLSLDYDVVISCLFMDEIYYQTRNNALLRNVRQEGVLL, from the coding sequence ATGTCTCCGACCCTCCAACCTATCCTGTTCCAATTAAAACAGGCTCTACAAACCCTCTACGGCGATCGGCTCTGTTCCTTGACCCTATTTGGTTCTCAAGCCCGTGAAGACAGCCAACCCGAGTCAGATATTGATGTCTTGATTGTCTTGAACGGGCCGGTTAATCCTGGTGAAGAAATTAAAAGAACGGGCAAAATTGTGGCGGATCTATCCTTGGATTACGATGTGGTGATTAGCTGTCTTTTCATGGATGAAATCTATTACCAAACCCGTAATAATGCTTTACTGCGTAATGTCCGCCAAGAAGGAGTTTTGCTTTGA
- a CDS encoding DUF2281 domain-containing protein: MNLTQAILQEIQDLPDDKQQEVLDFTRFLKSKPASSSAPPRPSLFGSDRDKIHFPTEWWQTVSVIRAEIEETGEGLVDDSFLVDLRDRQPGRDVVL; the protein is encoded by the coding sequence ATGAATTTAACCCAAGCTATTCTTCAGGAAATCCAAGATCTTCCCGATGATAAACAGCAGGAAGTATTGGATTTTACAAGGTTCCTTAAGTCTAAGCCTGCTTCGTCGAGTGCTCCCCCTCGTCCTTCTCTTTTTGGGAGTGATCGGGATAAGATTCATTTTCCGACGGAATGGTGGCAGACCGTAAGCGTAATTCGGGCGGAGATTGAGGAAACAGGGGAAGGATTGGTAGATGATTCGTTTTTGGTCGATTTACGAGATCGCCAACCAGGACGTGATGTGGTGTTATGA
- a CDS encoding DNA-binding protein yields MMLTKEFSETVQACLQDDQEFAIALFNEAIAGLFNGEPELTRLILRDLVNATIGFEALATLTDRPSKSLHRMLSPSGNPTMDNLTLILRTLQEKLNIQISIQTTVHL; encoded by the coding sequence ATAATGCTGACCAAAGAATTTTCAGAAACTGTCCAAGCATGTTTGCAAGACGATCAGGAATTCGCCATTGCCCTCTTCAACGAGGCGATCGCCGGACTGTTTAATGGTGAACCTGAATTGACTCGCCTTATCCTGCGTGACTTGGTTAACGCCACCATCGGTTTTGAAGCCCTGGCCACCCTCACGGATCGACCCAGTAAAAGCCTCCACCGGATGCTATCTCCTAGCGGCAATCCCACGATGGACAACCTCACCCTGATTCTAAGAACCCTGCAAGAAAAACTCAATATCCAAATTTCGATCCAAACCACCGTTCACCTTTAA